The genomic segment GACTATATCGACGTGATCCAATGCCACGATGTCGAATACGGCAATCAACATCAATTGCGGGAGGAAGCGTTACCCACGCTGCGCGAATTACGCGCCAGCGGCGTGGTGCGCCACATCGGTATCACCGGCTACCGGCTGGATCTGCTGGAGCGGCTGGCCGTTGACCAAAATGTCGATACTGTTATGGCCGATTGTACTTGGACGCTGCAAGATCGCCGGCTGGGCGCTGTCGCCCGCCGCCTACAACAGGCGGGCATCGGCGTATTGAACGCCTCACCGCTGTCGATGGGGCTGTTAACGCGAACGGGGGCGCCTGACTGGCGCCCGGCGCATCTGGATGTACAACATGTCTGTCACGCGGTATCCGCTCTTTGCGATCGACAAGGGATCAATCTCGCCCAGGTCGCGTTGCAGTTCGCCCTGACGACGGCGGCGGAGCAGGGCATTGCCACCACCGTCATCGGCACC from the Candidatus Sodalis pierantonius str. SOPE genome contains:
- a CDS encoding aldo/keto reductase, with the translated sequence MGAASLGSIYHPVSQRQADETVAAALAHGVNYFDVAPYYGLIKAETALGIALQGVVRRDYTLATKVGRYGYSLWDFSRAATLQSVEQSLARLKVDYIDVIQCHDVEYGNQHQLREEALPTLRELRASGVVRHIGITGYRLDLLERLAVDQNVDTVMADCTWTLQDRRLGAVARRLQQAGIGVLNASPLSMGLLTRTGAPDWRPAHLDVQHVCHAVSALCDRQGINLAQVALQFALTTAAEQGIATTVIGTASAENMLENIHWSEQPMDAALLREIEAIMAPVLNIGWDVLPGNGGKTQK